A window of Deltaproteobacteria bacterium PRO3 contains these coding sequences:
- the yajC gene encoding preprotein translocase subunit YajC, with protein MQTVRSSAFAQAQGGAAQEGGPAQTFSFFLPLLLVFGIFYFLIIRPQQKQAKKHQEMLKGIEKGQQVITVGGIHGKVVGVADNILTLEIADNVKIKVERSGVQALKGEPKGEGKGE; from the coding sequence ATCCAAACCGTCCGGTCCTCCGCCTTCGCCCAGGCCCAGGGCGGCGCTGCCCAAGAGGGCGGGCCCGCGCAGACCTTCAGCTTCTTCCTCCCCCTGCTCTTGGTCTTCGGCATCTTTTATTTTCTGATCATCCGTCCCCAGCAGAAACAGGCCAAGAAGCACCAAGAAATGCTCAAGGGCATCGAAAAGGGGCAACAGGTCATCACCGTCGGCGGGATCCACGGCAAGGTGGTCGGCGTGGCCGACAACATCCTGACCCTCGAGATCGCCGACAACGTCAAGATCAAGGTCGAGCGCAGCGGCGTCCAGGCCCTGAAGGGCGAGCCCAAGGGCGAAGGAAAGGGCGAATAA
- the tgt gene encoding tRNA guanosine(34) transglycosylase Tgt: MAFTLLQKDPGTRARLGRYETAHGAFETPVFMPVGTQATVKAMRPEELKELGASIILGNTYHLFLRPGHRVIAELGGLHRFMNWDGPILTDSGGYQVFSLAKMCKLSEAGVRFQSHLDGATHLLTPELAIEIQEALGSDIMMVLDECLPYPSEREAVAKSLGLTVDWARRCLEAKRREDNSLFAIVQGGVYPELRAECAERLLELETRPDAQGLRRRFDGLAVGGLSVGEPMPLAYDIVGSLEPKLPEDRPRYLMGVGMPEDIVTCIGLGIDMFDCVVPTRSARHGLLFTPRGRLYIKRAEFLRDPRPIDESCACYTCKNYSRAYLRHLSLSKEVLSAVLNTIHNLHYFLNLLTQARLALRAGDYAGFQRDFFNKLQTGEARVPQP, translated from the coding sequence ATGGCCTTCACCCTTTTGCAGAAAGACCCGGGTACCCGGGCGCGCCTCGGGCGCTACGAGACCGCGCACGGCGCCTTCGAGACGCCCGTCTTCATGCCGGTGGGCACCCAGGCCACCGTCAAGGCGATGCGCCCCGAGGAGCTCAAAGAGCTGGGCGCCTCGATCATCCTCGGCAACACCTACCACCTGTTTTTGCGCCCCGGACATCGCGTCATCGCGGAGCTGGGCGGTCTGCACCGCTTCATGAATTGGGACGGCCCCATCCTCACCGACAGCGGCGGCTACCAGGTCTTCTCGCTGGCCAAGATGTGCAAGCTGAGCGAGGCGGGCGTGCGGTTTCAGTCGCATCTGGACGGCGCCACGCATCTATTGACCCCGGAGCTGGCGATCGAGATCCAGGAGGCCCTGGGCAGCGACATCATGATGGTCCTGGACGAATGCCTGCCTTACCCCTCCGAGCGCGAGGCGGTGGCGAAGTCGCTGGGCCTGACGGTCGACTGGGCGCGGCGCTGCCTGGAGGCCAAGCGGCGCGAGGACAATTCCCTCTTCGCCATCGTCCAGGGCGGCGTCTATCCCGAGCTGAGGGCCGAGTGCGCGGAGCGCTTGCTGGAGCTGGAAACGCGGCCCGACGCCCAAGGGCTGAGGCGGCGTTTCGACGGCCTCGCGGTGGGCGGCCTCTCGGTCGGCGAGCCGATGCCGCTGGCCTACGACATTGTCGGCTCCCTCGAGCCGAAGCTCCCGGAGGACCGCCCGCGCTACCTGATGGGCGTGGGCATGCCCGAGGACATCGTGACCTGCATCGGCCTGGGCATCGACATGTTCGACTGCGTGGTGCCGACGCGTTCGGCCCGGCACGGCCTGCTGTTCACGCCCCGGGGCCGTCTGTACATCAAGCGGGCCGAATTCCTCCGCGACCCGCGCCCGATCGACGAGTCCTGCGCCTGCTACACCTGCAAAAATTACAGCCGGGCCTACCTGCGGCACTTAAGCCTGAGCAAGGAAGTTCTCTCCGCGGTGCTCAACACAATTCATAATTTACATTACTTTCTTAATCTGTTAACCCAGGCCCGCCTCGCCCTCCGGGCGGGCGATTACGCCGGATTTCAAAGGGATTTTTTCAACAAACTCCAGACAGGAGAAGCGCGTGTTCCTCAGCCGTAA
- a CDS encoding AsmA family protein, producing MRRNKIALAFVSLAALFAVGLVSVFAYLSYRVRDIKTPLLNFLKSQIAGELRIGDAEVTFMPPGIDLKDIQLYAPGEAQPAATIGDAELRFNLMPLVRKKIEARLTIEKPQILLTRGKDGKTNMERIFAPLISGEAEKKAAASVNPLDEFWWKKIAVDRLRIEDAQFRATQEGREEVTELKNLSVEADHIRFDGGGKPAKLKIRYQMPQVSERPMELGTQMAFDEASQGIRLSEGAFTWGDLRLDFGGQALLPAAERKDILLDLNFAAEKIDLKKLGKMLKEPLPADGILTVKGTVKGTAFAPVIQATLDSPALTVSGKTLSGFHAELLKKEKPIEIQTATFGIYGGSVAISGEALPGPATSANVNVALKSLSLAAASGKKGNPARLSGNLKLSSPNVAKPYSFSGGGNISVGPFPLPVVDLKSKVKVAEILAAGTAAGQMINVGMLSSSANVIGTQIDQVNAAVRIAGNNVTLAPFNMGNGHFTASGNATIAQQKSINGGGTFHLNPGVTARLIPDKMLRGAVTGGKGGLSVPFSISGPLEDPNISVDSGYLKGLVAKATAMGLKNMLMGGIKPDAMLNQALKGTPLGDPKNPLSQILGGGATTQNTQNTQPRTATTTTRRTSSQTQGTQTTTRQRRNENLQRGIEGLLFGK from the coding sequence ATGCGGAGAAATAAAATAGCCCTCGCCTTCGTCTCCCTGGCGGCGCTCTTCGCCGTCGGTCTCGTTTCCGTCTTCGCCTATCTCTCCTACCGCGTCCGCGACATCAAGACGCCGCTGCTCAACTTCCTCAAGAGCCAGATTGCGGGCGAGCTGCGGATCGGCGATGCCGAGGTGACCTTCATGCCGCCGGGCATCGACCTGAAGGACATCCAGCTCTACGCGCCGGGCGAAGCCCAGCCCGCCGCCACGATCGGCGACGCCGAGCTGCGCTTCAACCTCATGCCGCTCGTGCGCAAGAAGATCGAGGCCCGGCTCACCATCGAAAAGCCCCAGATCCTCCTGACGCGGGGCAAGGATGGCAAGACCAATATGGAGCGGATCTTCGCCCCGCTGATCTCCGGCGAGGCCGAGAAAAAAGCCGCGGCCTCGGTCAATCCGCTCGACGAGTTTTGGTGGAAGAAGATCGCCGTCGACCGGCTGCGGATCGAGGACGCGCAATTTCGCGCGACCCAAGAGGGGCGCGAGGAAGTCACCGAGCTGAAGAACCTCAGCGTCGAGGCCGACCACATCCGCTTCGACGGCGGCGGCAAGCCCGCCAAGCTCAAGATCCGTTACCAGATGCCGCAGGTCAGCGAGCGGCCGATGGAACTGGGCACGCAGATGGCCTTCGACGAGGCCAGCCAGGGCATCCGCCTGAGCGAGGGGGCCTTCACCTGGGGCGACCTGCGGCTGGACTTCGGCGGGCAGGCGCTCTTGCCGGCCGCCGAACGCAAGGACATCCTCCTGGACTTGAACTTCGCGGCCGAGAAGATCGATCTCAAGAAACTCGGCAAAATGTTGAAAGAGCCCCTGCCGGCCGACGGCATTCTCACGGTGAAAGGAACGGTGAAGGGCACCGCCTTCGCCCCGGTGATACAGGCGACGCTCGATTCCCCGGCGCTGACCGTCTCGGGCAAGACGCTCTCCGGCTTTCATGCCGAGCTGCTCAAAAAAGAAAAGCCGATCGAGATCCAAACGGCAACCTTCGGCATCTACGGCGGCAGCGTGGCGATCAGCGGCGAGGCCCTCCCGGGGCCGGCGACCTCGGCCAACGTCAACGTCGCGCTCAAGTCCCTCAGCCTGGCCGCCGCCTCCGGAAAAAAGGGGAACCCCGCCCGATTGAGCGGCAACTTGAAGCTCTCCAGCCCCAACGTCGCCAAGCCCTATTCCTTCAGCGGCGGCGGCAATATCTCCGTCGGTCCCTTCCCCTTGCCGGTCGTTGATCTAAAGAGCAAGGTGAAGGTCGCCGAGATCCTCGCGGCGGGGACCGCGGCGGGACAGATGATCAATGTCGGGATGCTCTCCTCCAGCGCCAACGTGATCGGCACCCAGATCGACCAAGTCAACGCCGCGGTCCGGATCGCGGGAAACAACGTCACACTGGCCCCCTTCAATATGGGCAACGGGCACTTCACCGCCTCGGGCAACGCGACCATCGCCCAGCAAAAAAGCATCAACGGCGGGGGCACCTTTCACCTCAATCCCGGCGTGACCGCGCGCCTCATCCCCGACAAAATGCTGCGCGGCGCGGTGACGGGCGGGAAGGGCGGGCTCTCGGTGCCCTTCTCGATCAGCGGGCCCCTCGAGGACCCGAACATCAGCGTTGACAGCGGCTACCTCAAGGGTCTGGTCGCCAAGGCCACGGCGATGGGCCTGAAAAACATGCTGATGGGCGGGATCAAGCCCGACGCCATGCTGAACCAGGCCCTCAAGGGCACGCCGCTCGGCGATCCGAAAAATCCCCTCAGCCAGATCCTCGGCGGCGGCGCGACGACGCAGAACACCCAAAACACGCAGCCGCGCACCGCGACGACCACGACCCGCCGCACGAGCAGCCAAACCCAAGGCACCCAGACGACGACCCGCCAACGCCGCAACGAAAACCTCCAGCGCGGGATCGAGGGCCTCCTTTTCGGGAAATAA
- a CDS encoding cyclase family protein: MTRWRCCLLTALVLNLAGTMNLDAEPQKIVDLTHALDAETIYWPTETGFVLEQEFAGKTEKGYFYAANKFSSPEHGGTHLDAPRHFSEIGLTVDQIPLSKLQGPAVLVDVSAACAADRDYEVRVADLKAWEARHGAIPEGAIVLLRTGFGKFWPDRRAYLGTDERGPQAVAKLSFPGLGPEAARWLVEQRRVKAVGLDTASIDRGRSKTFETHRVLAARNVPAFENLAALEALPEKGFEVLALPMKIRGGSGAPLRAVAILP; the protein is encoded by the coding sequence ATGACAAGGTGGAGATGCTGCCTTTTAACGGCGCTCGTGTTAAACCTGGCAGGCACCATGAATCTTGACGCAGAGCCCCAAAAGATCGTCGACCTGACCCATGCCCTCGACGCCGAGACGATATACTGGCCTACCGAGACCGGCTTCGTCCTGGAGCAGGAATTCGCGGGGAAGACCGAAAAGGGCTACTTTTACGCGGCGAACAAGTTTTCCAGCCCCGAGCACGGCGGCACCCATCTGGACGCCCCGCGGCACTTTTCGGAAATCGGCCTGACAGTGGACCAAATCCCGCTCTCGAAGTTGCAGGGACCGGCGGTGCTCGTCGACGTCTCGGCCGCCTGCGCGGCGGACCGCGATTACGAGGTGCGCGTCGCCGACCTGAAGGCCTGGGAAGCGCGGCACGGCGCCATCCCCGAAGGAGCCATCGTCCTGCTGCGCACCGGCTTCGGAAAATTTTGGCCGGATCGCCGGGCCTACTTGGGCACCGACGAGCGCGGCCCGCAGGCCGTGGCCAAGCTGAGCTTCCCCGGCTTGGGCCCCGAGGCCGCGCGGTGGCTGGTGGAGCAGCGGCGGGTCAAGGCGGTGGGGCTGGACACCGCCAGCATCGATCGCGGACGCTCGAAGACCTTCGAGACCCATCGGGTACTTGCCGCGCGGAACGTCCCGGCCTTCGAGAACCTGGCGGCCTTGGAGGCGCTTCCTGAAAAGGGCTTCGAGGTCCTCGCCCTGCCGATGAAGATCCGCGGGGGCAGCGGCGCCCCGCTGCGCGCCGTCGCGATTCTGCCCTGA
- a CDS encoding YqgE/AlgH family protein — protein sequence MDPFSPILLIAVPQLGDPNFFHGLVLLLQHDKEGAFGLVLNRPSGLKLGDFAQDQELPCHEALTGLTVFQGGPVELERGWILHRDPSLGESQTILPGLYLSGGMDTLKKLLLGGRESFRFYLGYAGWGAGQLEAELREGAWITVAAEARYVLDTPPDRAWDLVLRDLGVDPASLVLGRGLH from the coding sequence ATGGACCCGTTTTCCCCCATCCTCCTGATCGCGGTGCCGCAGCTGGGCGACCCGAATTTCTTTCACGGCCTCGTCCTGCTGCTTCAGCACGACAAGGAGGGAGCCTTCGGCCTGGTCCTGAACCGTCCCAGCGGTCTCAAGCTGGGGGATTTTGCGCAAGACCAGGAGCTGCCTTGTCACGAGGCCCTGACGGGCCTGACGGTCTTCCAAGGCGGGCCCGTCGAGCTGGAGCGCGGCTGGATCCTGCACCGCGATCCCAGCCTGGGCGAGAGCCAGACGATCCTACCCGGCCTCTACCTGAGCGGAGGGATGGACACCTTGAAGAAGCTGCTCCTCGGCGGCCGCGAATCCTTCCGCTTCTACCTCGGCTACGCCGGTTGGGGGGCGGGCCAGTTGGAGGCGGAGCTGCGGGAGGGGGCCTGGATCACCGTGGCCGCCGAGGCTCGTTACGTCTTGGACACGCCCCCGGACCGGGCCTGGGACCTTGTCCTACGCGACTTGGGAGTGGATCCGGCTAGCCTCGTGCTCGGCCGCGGGCTTCATTGA
- the mscL gene encoding large conductance mechanosensitive channel protein MscL, with protein MLKEFREFAVKGNAIDLAVGVVIGAAFGKIVTSLVDDLIMPPIGMILGKMDFSNLFLMLNPGNPPGPYASLAEAKKAGAVTLNYGSFINVMVSFAIIAFSVFLLVKAINRLRRQQEAAPATKTCPYCQTGIAPAATRCPACTSDLKAA; from the coding sequence ATCTTGAAGGAATTCCGGGAATTCGCCGTCAAGGGCAACGCCATCGACCTGGCGGTCGGCGTCGTGATCGGCGCGGCCTTCGGCAAGATCGTCACCAGCCTGGTCGACGACCTCATCATGCCGCCCATCGGCATGATCCTGGGGAAGATGGATTTCAGCAATCTCTTCCTGATGCTCAACCCCGGCAATCCGCCGGGGCCCTACGCCTCGCTGGCCGAGGCGAAAAAGGCCGGGGCCGTCACCTTGAATTACGGCTCTTTCATCAACGTCATGGTGAGCTTTGCGATCATCGCCTTCTCGGTATTTCTTTTGGTGAAGGCGATCAACCGGCTGCGGCGGCAGCAGGAGGCCGCCCCCGCCACGAAGACCTGCCCCTATTGTCAGACCGGCATCGCGCCGGCCGCGACTCGCTGCCCGGCCTGCACCTCCGATTTGAAGGCGGCCTGA
- a CDS encoding hotdog fold thioesterase, giving the protein MKNTMAEALGMELVEAKPGRVVITMPVDHRTHQPYGLLHGGASVALAETAASLGGWLLVANEGKVVVGQEINANHLRSVRSGKVKAIGEVIHQGKTSQVWETKIYDEQDRLVCISRCTLAVIEPRA; this is encoded by the coding sequence ATGAAAAACACCATGGCCGAGGCCTTAGGCATGGAGCTGGTCGAGGCCAAGCCCGGCCGCGTGGTGATCACCATGCCGGTCGACCACCGCACGCACCAGCCCTACGGCCTCCTGCACGGCGGGGCCTCGGTCGCCTTGGCCGAGACGGCGGCCAGCCTGGGCGGATGGCTCCTGGTCGCCAACGAAGGCAAGGTTGTCGTCGGCCAGGAGATCAACGCCAACCACCTGCGCTCGGTGCGCTCCGGCAAGGTGAAAGCGATCGGCGAGGTCATTCACCAAGGGAAGACCTCGCAGGTCTGGGAAACCAAGATCTACGACGAACAAGACCGGTTGGTCTGCATCTCGCGCTGCACCCTCGCGGTGATCGAGCCCCGAGCCTGA
- a CDS encoding 3'(2'),5'-bisphosphate nucleotidase CysQ yields the protein MENYSDWLATAEGLALEASRAVMGFLGGPLTTERKADQSPVTEADLASDKILREGLRKNFPRHAVLTEENGLSGQEDSDYVWLIDPLDGTKAFAKGIPGFCVMVGLLKSGRPMLGVVVDPLEGRVYRAIRGQGASHSRGGKTEALRVSARREPTEMPWVVSTGFPEAPLARAQALLPGRLLPPINSVGIKVGLLARQEADIYLNHHPVSYWDTAAPSLILEEAGGCFTALDGRPLDYALRLPFGHGVKTLASNGPLHDELVRRLAGVFD from the coding sequence TTGGAAAACTACTCCGACTGGCTGGCGACGGCCGAGGGGCTGGCTCTGGAGGCTTCCCGGGCCGTCATGGGATTCCTCGGCGGCCCTTTGACCACCGAGCGCAAGGCCGACCAGTCCCCCGTCACCGAGGCCGATCTCGCCTCCGACAAAATCCTGCGCGAGGGCCTGCGAAAAAATTTCCCCCGTCATGCGGTGCTCACCGAAGAGAACGGCCTCAGCGGGCAGGAGGACTCCGACTACGTCTGGTTGATCGATCCCCTCGACGGCACCAAGGCCTTCGCCAAGGGCATCCCGGGTTTTTGCGTCATGGTCGGCCTGCTGAAGTCCGGCCGGCCGATGCTCGGCGTGGTTGTCGACCCGCTGGAAGGGCGCGTCTACCGCGCGATTCGCGGGCAGGGGGCCAGCCACAGCCGGGGCGGCAAGACCGAGGCCTTGCGCGTCTCCGCGCGCCGCGAGCCGACCGAAATGCCCTGGGTTGTATCCACTGGCTTTCCGGAGGCGCCGTTGGCGCGGGCGCAAGCCCTGCTGCCGGGCCGATTGTTGCCGCCGATCAACAGCGTGGGCATCAAGGTGGGGCTCTTGGCGCGGCAAGAGGCCGACATCTACCTCAACCACCACCCCGTCAGCTATTGGGATACCGCGGCGCCCTCGCTGATCCTCGAGGAGGCGGGCGGGTGCTTTACGGCGCTCGACGGCCGTCCTTTGGATTACGCGCTGCGGCTCCCTTTCGGCCACGGCGTGAAGACCCTGGCCAGCAACGGCCCGCTTCATGACGAGCTGGTTCGGCGCCTTGCCGGGGTATTCGACTGA